GTTACCGTTGGCCAGAACTTGTCTTTTGCTACGCTTGGTACTGGGAATGCAGCTGCGAGGCGATCATATGCACGGTTCCAGTCGTTGCTTAGTACGTCAGCTTGCGTGTGTGGTGCAAATACTAATGGGTTATCTTCGATAGACCACTCGCCTGATGCAATCTTGTCGATTTCACCTTTGATAGAAACCATAGCTTCGATAAAGCGGTCGATTTCTACCTTAGACTCAGATTCCGTTGGCTCAACCATAAGTGTGCCCGCTACTGGGAACGACATTGTTGGTGAGTGGAAGCCGTAGTCTTGTAGACGCTTAGCAACGTCCATTTCGGTAATGCCTGTCGCTTCTTTCAGTGGGCGAAGGTCAACAATACATTCGTGGGCAACACGGTCGTTACGGCCACGGTATAGAATTGGGAAGTGCTCGCTCAACTTAGCCGTTAGGTAGTTAGCGTTTACGATTGCCATTTCTGTTGCTTGTTTTAGACCTTCGCTGCCCATCATCGCGATGTATGCCCACGAGATAGGCAGGATAGCAGCAGAGCCGTAAGGTGCCGCAGAAACCGCGCCGTTACCTACGTTTGTGCCTTCTACGTTGATCACGCTGTGGTTAGGCATAAATGGCGCTAGGTGCGATTTAACACCGATAGGACCAACACCTGGGCCACCGCCACCGTGTGGAATACAGAATGTTTTGTGTAGGTTTAAGTGTGATACGTCAGAGCCGATTGAACCTGGGCTAGTTACCCCAACCTGCGCGTTCATGTTTGCGCCGTCCATGTATACTTGGCCGCCGTGCTGGTGCACGATGTCACATACTTCACGGATAGACTCTTCGTATACACCGTGTGTCGACGGGTAAGTGACCATGATGCACGATAGGTTTTCAGCTACGTCTGCGGCTTTCGCGCGTAGGTCTTCCATATCGATGTTACCGTTTTTATCACAGTCAACCACAACCACTTTCATGCTTGCCATTTGTGCAGACGCTGGGTTTGTACCGTGCGCTGAACTTGGGATCAAACAGATGTTACGGTGACCTTCACCGCGAGACTCATGGTACTTACGGATCGCGATAAGACCTGCGTATTCACCTTGTGCACCTGAGTTTGGCTGTAGTGATACTGCGTCGTAACCTGTGATGTTCACAAGCCAGTCGTGCAGCTCAGTCATCATGATCTTGTAACCCTCTGCTTGGTCGATTGGGCAGAACGGGTGTAGCTCTGCAAACTCAGGCCAAGTCACTGGGATCATTTCAGCGGTTGCGTTTAGCTTCATGGTACACGAGCCCAATGAGATCATTGAGTGGTTTAGTGCTAAATCTTTGTTTTCAAGACGCTTGATATAACGCAGCATCTCGGTTTCGCTGTGATAGCTGTTGAAGTTTGCGTGCGTTAAAATTTCGTCGTCGCGCACTAGGCTTGCAGGAATACCTGTGATGTTCTCGCCTGACACTTGTGCGTCTAGCGCATCTACATTTAGGCCGTGGTCGTCGCCTAAAATGATGTCGAATAGCTCAGCTACGTCTGCACGCGTTGTGGTTTCGTTTACTGCAATTGAGTATTCGCCGTTGTGGTTAAGGGCAAAGTTCACGCCTTTTGCTATTGCACGCGCCACAACCGCTTGCTTGTCAGCGTCGTCCGCTTTAACGGTAATGGTGTCAAACCACGTATCGTGCTTAAGTGCCACGCCTTTTGCTTTAAGACCCGTTGCGAGAATGCTTGCAAGACGGTTAATGCGCTCTGCGATGATCTTAAGACCTTGAGGACCATGGTAAACCGCGTAAAACGCAGCCATGTTCGCAAGTAGCACCTGTGCAGTACAAATGTTTGAGTTGGCTTTTTCACGGCGGATGTGCTGTTCACGAGTTTGCATCGCCATACGTAGCGCGTCGTTACCTAAACGGTCTTTAGACACACCAATAATACGGCCTGGTAGTGAACGCTTGTAAGCATCACGCGTGGCAAAGAATGCCGCGTGTGGACCGCCGTAACCCATTGGTACACCAAAACGCTGTGCAGAACCAAGCACTACGTCTGCGCCTAGTTTGCCTGGTGCTTTAAGCAGCATTAAGCTCATGATATCTGCAGCAACACAGGCAATCGCTTTTTTGTCTTGTACTTGTGCGATTAGGTCAGTAACGTCAACCACTTCACCTGATGTTGTTGGATACTGGAATAGCGCACCAAAAATCTCGTGGTTAGCAGCGTCGCTAGCAGGACCTACTACTACTTCAAAGCCAAACTGTTCAGCACGCGTAGATACTACGTCGATAGTTTGTACGTGTACGTCGTCTGCAATAAAGAAGATGTTTGCTTTTTTCGCTTTAGATACACGTTTTGCAAGCGCCATTGCTTCTGCCGCTGCGGTTGATTCGTCAAGTAGTGATGCACTGGCTAAGTCTAGGCCGGTAATGTCCATAGTCAGCGTTTGGAAGTTAAGTAGTGATTCCAAGCGACCTTGCGCAATCTCTGGCTGATAAGGGGTGTAAGCCGTGTACCAACCCGGATTCTCAAGTACGTTACGTAAAATAACATTAGGTACGTGAGTTGGGTGGTAGCCTTGACCGATGTAAGATTTGAAAACCTTGTTTTTGCTTGCTACTGATTTAAGGTAGCTTAGGGTTTCCACTTCTGTGCGGCTTTCACCGATCTGTAAGCCCTCTTCTAAACGAATTGAAGCAGGTACAGTTTGACCGATCAGCTCTTCAACACTAGATACTCCAAGAGCGCTTAGCATCTCGCTCACCTGTGCTGGGCTTGGCCCGATATGGCGGCGGATAAAATCTTGCTTTTGCTCTAACTGTTCAAGAGATTTGGCGTTTGACATTAGTCCAGGTTCCTATGATCCAAATGAAAAAGGTGAATACTGTTTTTATCTAAATGAGATACCTTGGTAACGGCAGTATTCTAAAAACGTTGGCATGAGCTCGTCATACCCTGAGCAAGCACCCTTGCCCAAAAAGCAACAATAAAAGCCCCTAAAAAGGGGCTTTTATTACTATCAACAAATTAGTCTTCGTCGATTGAATTTGCGTAGCCTTCAGCGTCTAGTAGGTTATCTAGCTCAGACTCATCAGACGCTTTAATACGGAACAACCAACCGTCACCGTAAGCATCGTTGTTTACAGTTTCAGGCGCATCTTCTAGGTCTTCGTTTACCGCAATGATAGTACCGCCGATTGGTGCGTAGATGTCTGATGCTGCTTTTACAGACTCAGCAACCGCGCAGTCTTCACCCGCGTCAACTTCATCGTCTACTTCTGGTAATTCAACAAATACCATGTCGCCTAGAAGTTCTTGTGCGTGCTCAGTGATACCTACTGTGTACTCGCCATTGCCTTCAGCGCGAACCCACTCGTGTGAAGTAGCGTACTTTAACTCGCTAGGAATGTTGCTCATTTTTTTGTTCCTTTGGTCGGTTGCGATGTCACCACGCGAGCGACATCAATGTTATTCTATTTATTATCTATAAAAACTAGATAATTGACTTGCCGTTACGAACGAAGCTTGGCTTAACTACTTTAACATCAACTAGCTTCTTACGCATTTCAACTTGTGCAGTCTCGCCAATTGAACGAGGTACACGCGCAAGCGCTACACTGAAGCCTAAAGTTGGTGAGAATGTACCAGAAGTAATAACACCTTCGCCACCTTCTACGATAACTTTAGAACCACCACGTAATACGCCTTTGCTTTCTAGGACTAAACCTACCAGCTTATCCGTGCTTTGCTCAGCACGTTGTTTAGTGATAGCTGCACGACCGATAAAGTCACGCTCCTCTGGCTCCCATGCAATTGTCCATGCCATGTTCGCTGCAAGTGGAGACACCGTCTCGTCCATGTCTGAGCCGTAAAGGTTCATGCCCGCTTCTAAACGTAGCGTATCACGTGCACCTAGGCCAGCAGGACGCACACCTGCGTCTAATAATTTTTGCCATAAGTCCGCCGCACCGTCGTTGTGTACTACGATCTCATAACCCTCTTCACCAGTGTAGCCAGTCGTTGCGATAAATAGGTCGCCAGCTTGCACACCAAAGAATGGCTTCATGCCTTCAACAGCCGCTTGTTGTTGTTCGTCTAGGATAGTTGCTGTTTTTGCTTTTGCATTTGGACCTTGTACCGCAATCATCGCGTACTCAGGACGCTCTGTTACTGCCACATCAAAATCTGCAGCTACTGCACCGATATGCGCAAGGTCTTTTTCGCGTGTTGCAGAGTTAACGACTAGGCGATATTGCGTTTCAGTGAAGAAGTAAATGATAAGGTCGTCAATTACACCGCCCTGCTCGTTTAGCATGCCTGTGTATAGCGCCTTACCAGCCACAGTAAGCTTAGCTACATCGTTTGCAACTAGCTTTTGTAAAAATGCCTTTGCGTCTACACCTTCGATATCAACAATCGTCATGTGTGAAACGTCAAACATGCCCGCATCTTGACGCACCGCATGGTGTTCTTCAATTTGTGAGCCATAATTGATTGGCATTTCCCAACCGTGGAAGTCTACCATTTTCGCGCCAGCTTCTAGGTGCTTCGCGTGTAGTACTGTTTTAGAAGTCATACTTATCCTTCACTTTTTTACTCAGCCGCCATCGGTTGGCGCTGAGGGGGTTATTGTTATCGCGCTTGCGATAACTGCACGGAATTTATGAAACGAGTTTAAAACCAGCGTCAGTGAGCGTCGTTTGCCACTTATCTAACACAGCAGCTTGCGCAATCAACTGATACTGTTGCTGTTCGTCCACCAGCAAGGTCGTAATAAATACTTCACCGCTTTGCTTGCCATAGCAGGCATTTTTATCTGAGATCCTAAGGCCAGGCGTTAACGTAAAGTCACTGACTAAACGCTCAAACGCAAGCTCACCGCTTATGGTGGCGGCAACTAAATCATGACGGCGAACCAGTTCAATATCGAACTCGTCGGCATGGCTATCAATCAGTGTTGCCAGCTCAGCGGCTGCGCTTTCACTTACAACAAAACGGTAAGCCGTTTCACTAAAATAGTACACGGCGAAATTTTCGCCACTGTCTAGTTTGCCTTGAAAACCTAAGCCAGGTGCCATTAACTTATTCAAGTTAAGTGCAAGAATTTGGCTTAAGAAAGGCGTGGTCTCAAAGCCGCTGAAATCGAGTACAACAACAGCATCAGTTGGCATGTAATGGTTTTGCGCCGGAACACTGCCCTGACGGTGCTTTGCAAAGATAATTGGCGTGACGCTCATGGCACTACCTTAGTGAAATTTCGATGAGCAAAAGTATAAGGATGCACAAACTCAACAACAAATTGTATTTACTTATCAATTGATAAATAATATTAATGTACTTGGGTTTTATAAATTGCATTTCCTTATATGAAAAACTTATCAATTGATGGATTAAGAACGCTGGTCACTGTGGTTGATGTCGGTGGCTTTGCCAAGGCCGGGGAGTTGCTTGGCTTATCTCAGCCAGCTGTTAGCTTGCAAATCAAACGTTTAGAAGACATGCTCGGTTGCAAGCTGTTTAAAAAGCAAGGCCAAAGGCAGGTGTTGAATCAATATGGTGAGCTACTTTTGCCCCTAGCCAAACAAATGCTGCAGCAGAACGATGCAATTATACAGCAATTTACCTCTGAGAGCGTGACGGGCCGAGTGCGTTTAGGCATTCCCAGCGAATTTGCAGCACGGATCTTACCCTCAATTATTGGCGATTTCGTTTCTTTATATCCTGATGTTGCATTAGAAGTTAAATCAAGACTGAGTAAACACTTACTTTCCGTGGTAAGGCAAGACCAGTTTGATTTGGTGCTAGCGCTTAATGAGGAGCTGAGCTCGTCCAAATACCCAGTGTTTATGCAAGACCAACTAGTTTGGGTTGGCGATTTATCGCTTGCGCAGCATTCTGTTGTCACTTTAGTCACCGCGCCGGAGGGCTGTATTTATCGCCGCCGTGCTATCGAAGCGCTGCAACAAGCTGGATTACAATACCGGATTGTATATAGCAACGCCGACTTAACCGGCCTTACCGCCGCTTTAAAAGAGGGACTCGGGATCACTGTGCTGGCCAAAAGCACTGTGCCAGCAGAGCTGCCTTATCAGACCCAAACTCAAATATTACCCGAACTCGGTCAAATCGGTATCAGCCTTGTCAAAAACACCCAAGAATCCGCCCACGCGGTTGATAAACTCGCTGAGTTTATTGCATTGAGATTAGGTTAAAAGATCGCGGGGTAAACCCGCTCCTACCAGTAACATAAAACCTCTGTGGGAGCCGCTTTACACGGTGAGATTGTTGAAATGATCGAGGGGTGAACCCTCTCCCACCAACAGCGCAAAACCTATGTGGGAGCCGCTTTACGCGGCGAGATTGTTGAAATGATCGCGGGGTGAACCCGCTCCTACCAGCAACATAAAACCTCCGTGGGAGCCGCTTTACGCGGCGAAATTGTTGAAATGATCGCGGGGTGAACCCGCTCCTACCAGCAACATAAAACCTCCGTGGGGGCCGCTTTACGCGACGATACTGATTTAGGAAAAGATCGCGGTGTAAAATCGCTCCTACCAGCAACATAAAACCTCTGTGGGAGGCGCTTTACGCAGCGATCTTGTCCTATACTTACATGAGCACTTATTAATGAACTCAAGGAGAGAGTCATGCCACATAGCTGCCGTTTAAGGAAGGGCCGAGTTTCATCGGCTGGTCAATATTATGCAATCACTATTTGCTGTAAAAACAAAACAGCTGTTTTTAATAACCTCGCAGTCAATCAAGTTGTTATTCGCGAAATTTACCACCTTGAGCAGGATAACTTTATCAAATTAATTGCCTACACACTGATGCCAGATCATTTACATCTCCTGTTTCAACTAAAGGATGTGTGTTCCTTGTCTGATGCCATTAAGTCTTTAAAGGGAAGAACGGCAACTAAGCTAAGAACAATGAACATTCGGCAGCTATGGCAAAGAGATTTTTATGACACCTGTATTTTGCATAATACCATGTTAAGAAACCAAGCAAGATACATAGTTGCAAGTCCGCTTCGGGCAGGGTTG
This genomic interval from Pseudoalteromonas galatheae contains the following:
- the gcvP gene encoding aminomethyl-transferring glycine dehydrogenase, whose protein sequence is MSNAKSLEQLEQKQDFIRRHIGPSPAQVSEMLSALGVSSVEELIGQTVPASIRLEEGLQIGESRTEVETLSYLKSVASKNKVFKSYIGQGYHPTHVPNVILRNVLENPGWYTAYTPYQPEIAQGRLESLLNFQTLTMDITGLDLASASLLDESTAAAEAMALAKRVSKAKKANIFFIADDVHVQTIDVVSTRAEQFGFEVVVGPASDAANHEIFGALFQYPTTSGEVVDVTDLIAQVQDKKAIACVAADIMSLMLLKAPGKLGADVVLGSAQRFGVPMGYGGPHAAFFATRDAYKRSLPGRIIGVSKDRLGNDALRMAMQTREQHIRREKANSNICTAQVLLANMAAFYAVYHGPQGLKIIAERINRLASILATGLKAKGVALKHDTWFDTITVKADDADKQAVVARAIAKGVNFALNHNGEYSIAVNETTTRADVAELFDIILGDDHGLNVDALDAQVSGENITGIPASLVRDDEILTHANFNSYHSETEMLRYIKRLENKDLALNHSMISLGSCTMKLNATAEMIPVTWPEFAELHPFCPIDQAEGYKIMMTELHDWLVNITGYDAVSLQPNSGAQGEYAGLIAIRKYHESRGEGHRNICLIPSSAHGTNPASAQMASMKVVVVDCDKNGNIDMEDLRAKAADVAENLSCIMVTYPSTHGVYEESIREVCDIVHQHGGQVYMDGANMNAQVGVTSPGSIGSDVSHLNLHKTFCIPHGGGGPGVGPIGVKSHLAPFMPNHSVINVEGTNVGNGAVSAAPYGSAAILPISWAYIAMMGSEGLKQATEMAIVNANYLTAKLSEHFPILYRGRNDRVAHECIVDLRPLKEATGITEMDVAKRLQDYGFHSPTMSFPVAGTLMVEPTESESKVEIDRFIEAMVSIKGEIDKIASGEWSIEDNPLVFAPHTQADVLSNDWNRAYDRLAAAFPVPSVAKDKFWPTVTRIDDVYGDRNLICSCPAVDTYRDA
- the gcvH gene encoding glycine cleavage system protein GcvH, which produces MSNIPSELKYATSHEWVRAEGNGEYTVGITEHAQELLGDMVFVELPEVDDEVDAGEDCAVAESVKAASDIYAPIGGTIIAVNEDLEDAPETVNNDAYGDGWLFRIKASDESELDNLLDAEGYANSIDED
- the gcvT gene encoding glycine cleavage system aminomethyltransferase GcvT is translated as MTSKTVLHAKHLEAGAKMVDFHGWEMPINYGSQIEEHHAVRQDAGMFDVSHMTIVDIEGVDAKAFLQKLVANDVAKLTVAGKALYTGMLNEQGGVIDDLIIYFFTETQYRLVVNSATREKDLAHIGAVAADFDVAVTERPEYAMIAVQGPNAKAKTATILDEQQQAAVEGMKPFFGVQAGDLFIATTGYTGEEGYEIVVHNDGAADLWQKLLDAGVRPAGLGARDTLRLEAGMNLYGSDMDETVSPLAANMAWTIAWEPEERDFIGRAAITKQRAEQSTDKLVGLVLESKGVLRGGSKVIVEGGEGVITSGTFSPTLGFSVALARVPRSIGETAQVEMRKKLVDVKVVKPSFVRNGKSII
- a CDS encoding LysR family transcriptional regulator is translated as MKNLSIDGLRTLVTVVDVGGFAKAGELLGLSQPAVSLQIKRLEDMLGCKLFKKQGQRQVLNQYGELLLPLAKQMLQQNDAIIQQFTSESVTGRVRLGIPSEFAARILPSIIGDFVSLYPDVALEVKSRLSKHLLSVVRQDQFDLVLALNEELSSSKYPVFMQDQLVWVGDLSLAQHSVVTLVTAPEGCIYRRRAIEALQQAGLQYRIVYSNADLTGLTAALKEGLGITVLAKSTVPAELPYQTQTQILPELGQIGISLVKNTQESAHAVDKLAEFIALRLG
- a CDS encoding REP-associated tyrosine transposase, whose translation is MPHSCRLRKGRVSSAGQYYAITICCKNKTAVFNNLAVNQVVIREIYHLEQDNFIKLIAYTLMPDHLHLLFQLKDVCSLSDAIKSLKGRTATKLRTMNIRQLWQRDFYDTCILHNTMLRNQARYIVASPLRAGLVKQIGDYPYWNCIYLSNGIGEL